In a genomic window of Streptococcus oralis subsp. tigurinus:
- a CDS encoding ParB/RepB/Spo0J family partition protein — protein sequence MEKFEMISISEIQKNPYQPRKEFDVEKLKELAQSIKENGLIQPIIVRQSPVIGYEILAGERRYRASLLAGLTSIPAVVKHLSDQEMMVQSIIENLQRENLNPVEEARAYESLVEKGFTHTEIADKMGKSRPYITNFIRLLSLPEYILAEVENGNISQAHARSLVGLDKEQQDYFFQLIKNEDISVRRLEALLTEKKKKKQKKSDSFIKDEEDKLKKLLGLSVEIKLSKKDTGKIVISFSSQEEYDRIINSLK from the coding sequence ATGGAAAAATTTGAAATGATTTCTATCTCTGAAATACAAAAAAATCCTTACCAACCTCGGAAAGAATTTGATGTAGAAAAATTAAAAGAATTGGCTCAGTCAATCAAAGAAAATGGGCTCATCCAACCAATCATCGTTCGTCAATCTCCTGTAATTGGTTATGAAATCCTTGCAGGAGAGAGACGATATCGAGCTTCTCTCTTGGCTGGTCTGACCTCTATTCCAGCCGTTGTGAAACACCTATCAGATCAGGAAATGATGGTTCAATCAATCATTGAAAATTTGCAGAGAGAAAACTTAAATCCTGTTGAAGAAGCACGCGCCTATGAATCTCTAGTAGAAAAAGGATTTACTCACACTGAGATAGCCGATAAAATGGGGAAATCTCGACCTTATATCACTAATTTTATTCGTTTACTTTCCCTACCAGAATATATCTTAGCTGAAGTAGAAAATGGGAACATTTCTCAAGCACATGCACGTTCACTAGTTGGTTTGGACAAAGAGCAGCAAGACTATTTCTTCCAACTAATCAAAAATGAAGATATTTCTGTGAGAAGGTTGGAAGCACTACTGACAGAAAAAAAAAAAAAGAAGCAGAAAAAAAGCGATTCTTTCATCAAAGATGAAGAAGATAAATTAAAAAAACTACTAGGTTTAAGTGTAGAAATTAAACTTTCTAAAAAAGATACTGGAAAGATTGTCATCTCTTTTTCAAGTCAAGAAGAATACGATAGAATTATTAACAGCCTGAAATGA
- a CDS encoding S1C family serine protease gives MKHLQKFYKKGVKVLVIILIGFLSGALGSFVTLQLYQKQGNQATNNNSGTVTQTSYKNENSTTQAVNKIKDAVVSVITYSANKQSSVFGTEESNSDTDNQQIASEGSGVIYRKNENDAYIVTNTHVINGASKVDIRLADGTKVPGEIIGSDTFSDIAVVKISSEKVTTVAEFGDSSQLNVGETAIAIGSPLGSEYANTVTQGIISSLNRNVSLKSEDGQAISTKAIQTDTAINPGNSGGPLVNIQGQVIGITSSKIASNGGTSVEGLGFAIPSNDVQNIIKQLESDGKVTRPALGIQMVNLSNVGANDLRKLNIPSGLTSGVVVRSVQSNMPANGHLQKYDVITKVDDKEITSSTDLQYALYNHAIGDTIKITYYRNGKEETTSIKLDKNSGDLER, from the coding sequence ATGAAACACTTACAAAAATTTTACAAAAAGGGAGTTAAAGTTCTTGTAATCATTCTAATAGGATTTTTAAGTGGTGCCTTAGGAAGTTTCGTAACATTACAACTTTATCAAAAACAAGGAAATCAAGCTACAAATAATAATTCTGGCACTGTAACTCAAACATCATACAAGAATGAAAACTCAACTACTCAAGCAGTGAATAAAATTAAGGATGCTGTTGTATCAGTCATTACTTACTCTGCTAATAAACAAAGTAGTGTATTTGGAACCGAAGAATCAAATTCTGATACGGATAATCAACAGATTGCAAGTGAAGGATCAGGTGTCATCTATAGAAAGAACGAAAATGATGCTTATATTGTAACAAATACTCACGTTATTAACGGAGCTTCAAAAGTTGATATCCGCTTAGCTGATGGTACAAAAGTTCCTGGTGAAATTATCGGATCGGATACCTTCTCTGATATTGCTGTCGTAAAAATTTCTTCAGAAAAAGTTACAACAGTGGCAGAATTTGGTGATTCAAGCCAACTTAATGTTGGAGAAACAGCGATTGCTATTGGTAGTCCTTTAGGTTCAGAATATGCTAATACAGTTACACAGGGAATCATCTCAAGTCTTAATCGAAATGTTTCTCTAAAATCTGAAGATGGTCAAGCTATTTCAACAAAAGCCATTCAAACAGATACGGCCATTAACCCTGGTAACTCTGGTGGTCCGCTTGTAAATATTCAAGGACAAGTAATTGGTATTACATCAAGTAAGATTGCAAGTAATGGTGGAACATCTGTGGAAGGTCTTGGTTTTGCAATTCCTTCAAACGATGTACAAAATATTATTAAACAGCTTGAAAGTGATGGTAAAGTGACTCGTCCTGCTCTTGGAATCCAAATGGTCAATCTATCTAACGTTGGAGCTAATGATCTTAGAAAACTAAACATTCCAAGTGGCCTCACTTCAGGGGTAGTTGTTCGATCTGTTCAAAGTAATATGCCTGCAAATGGACATCTTCAAAAATACGATGTCATTACTAAAGTTGACGACAAAGAGATTACTTCATCAACAGACTTACAATATGCTCTTTACAACCATGCTATTGGAGACACTATAAAAATAACCTACTACCGTAATGGTAAGGAGGAAACAACCTCTATAAAACTAGATAAGAATTCTGGTGATTTGGAACGTTAA
- the rlmH gene encoding 23S rRNA (pseudouridine(1915)-N(3))-methyltransferase RlmH: MKIKIVTVGKLKEKYLKDGIAEYTKRILRFAKLEMIELADEKTPDKASELENQKILETEGARILSKVGERDFVVVLAIEGKTLSSEEFSKQLEQASIKGYSTLTFIIGGSLGLAPVVKNRANLSVSFGRLTLPHQLMRLVLIEQIYRAFTIQQGSPYHK; encoded by the coding sequence ATGAAAATAAAAATTGTAACAGTAGGAAAACTGAAAGAGAAATACTTAAAAGATGGTATTGCTGAGTATACCAAACGAATTTTACGTTTCGCCAAATTAGAAATGATTGAGCTCGCTGATGAGAAGACACCTGACAAAGCCAGTGAATTAGAAAATCAAAAAATTTTGGAAACAGAAGGCGCAAGAATTCTTTCTAAGGTTGGAGAAAGAGACTTTGTCGTTGTACTAGCCATTGAAGGAAAAACACTCTCCTCAGAGGAATTTAGTAAGCAACTAGAGCAGGCTTCTATAAAAGGATATTCAACTCTTACTTTTATCATTGGAGGAAGTTTAGGTCTAGCTCCTGTTGTAAAAAATAGGGCTAATCTTTCTGTCAGTTTCGGACGTTTAACCTTACCACATCAGTTAATGAGATTGGTTTTAATTGAACAAATTTACCGAGCTTTTACAATTCAGCAGGGATCTCCTTATCACAAATAG
- the comC gene encoding competence-stimulating peptide ComC, with protein MKNTVKLEQFKEVTEAELQEIRGGEIRKENNFLFYFFKRK; from the coding sequence ATGAAAAATACAGTAAAATTGGAACAATTTAAAGAGGTAACAGAGGCAGAATTGCAGGAGATTCGAGGTGGAGAAATTAGAAAGGAAAATAATTTTTTATTTTATTTTTTTAAAAGAAAGTAA
- the comD gene encoding competence system sensor histidine kinase ComD has product MDFFAIISVILHIFITSKSYNLICNTTRKEQYFFIFYTVIVEFVIEFFFYSIYLSGLGIEKFLYPFILYAYFIWFKKFDKYRGVFLSFLLSLLYHSTHTFIAVTLSSITGDELALHYESIFFLVVLLLTYFVILKTIRYFHLEIKYFDKDYLYPFLKKVIVAFFGLHILLFVSDIVSTIHHLNSFGSILSTIVFICLLLVFFAMNSYKVQIEKEIALKQKKFEQKYLQTYTDEIVGLYNEIRGFRHDYAGMLVSMQMAIDSGNLHEIDRIYNEVLVKANQKLRSDKYTYFDLNNIEDSALRSLIAQSIVYARNNDVEFTLEVKDVITRLSMDLLDLVRIMSILLNNAVEGAADSYLKQMEVAVIKMDFETVIVIQNSCKITMTPSEDLFALGFSTKGRNRGLGLNNVKEILDKYDNIILETEMEDNTFRQIIRFKREFE; this is encoded by the coding sequence ATGGATTTTTTCGCAATAATAAGCGTTATATTACATATTTTTATTACTAGTAAAAGTTATAATTTGATTTGTAATACAACTAGAAAAGAACAATACTTCTTTATTTTTTACACAGTAATAGTAGAATTTGTAATTGAATTTTTCTTCTATTCTATATATTTAAGTGGACTAGGGATTGAAAAATTTTTATATCCATTTATTTTATACGCTTATTTTATATGGTTTAAAAAGTTTGATAAGTATAGGGGAGTATTCCTAAGTTTCTTGCTTTCTCTCTTATATCATAGTACTCATACTTTTATAGCTGTAACCCTATCCTCGATAACAGGTGATGAGCTTGCATTACACTATGAAAGTATATTCTTTCTAGTAGTATTGTTGTTGACTTATTTTGTTATTTTAAAAACAATTCGTTATTTTCATTTGGAAATAAAATATTTTGATAAAGATTATCTGTACCCTTTTTTAAAAAAAGTAATAGTTGCTTTCTTTGGTTTGCATATCTTATTGTTTGTTTCAGATATAGTAAGTACGATTCATCACTTAAATAGTTTTGGAAGTATTTTATCAACCATTGTTTTTATCTGTCTGCTATTAGTTTTCTTTGCAATGAATTCTTATAAGGTTCAAATTGAAAAAGAGATTGCCCTAAAGCAGAAGAAATTTGAACAAAAGTATTTACAAACTTATACAGATGAGATTGTGGGTTTGTATAATGAGATTCGAGGTTTTCGTCATGACTATGCAGGGATGCTTGTCAGCATGCAAATGGCGATTGACAGCGGAAATTTACACGAAATTGACAGGATTTACAACGAAGTCCTAGTAAAAGCAAATCAGAAATTGAGGTCAGACAAATATACTTACTTTGATTTAAATAACATAGAAGATTCGGCTTTACGAAGTTTAATTGCTCAATCGATTGTATATGCACGAAATAATGATGTAGAGTTTACATTGGAAGTAAAAGATGTCATTACTAGATTGTCAATGGATTTACTTGATCTTGTTCGCATCATGAGTATTTTATTAAATAATGCTGTTGAAGGTGCCGCAGATAGTTACTTGAAACAAATGGAAGTTGCAGTCATTAAAATGGATTTTGAAACAGTTATAGTTATCCAGAATTCATGTAAAATCACTATGACGCCTTCAGAAGATTTATTTGCCTTAGGTTTCTCTACCAAGGGAAGAAACAGAGGTCTAGGACTTAATAATGTCAAGGAGATCTTAGATAAGTATGACAACATTATTTTAGAAACAGAAATGGAAGACAACACATTTAGACAAATTATTAGATTTAAGAGAGAATTTGAATGA
- the comE gene encoding competence system response regulator transcription factor ComE, translating into MKVLILEDVIEHQVRLERILNEISEESNIPISYKTTGKVREFKEYIENDEVNQLYFLDIDIYGIEKKGFEVAQFIRHHNPYAIIVFITSRSEFATLTYKYQVSALDFVDKDINDELFKKRIEQSIFYTKSMLLENEDVVDYFDYNYKGNDLKIPYHDILYIETTGVSHKLRIIGKNFAKEFYGTMTDIQEKDKHTQRFYCSHKSFLVNVGNVREIDRKNLEVVFYEDHRCPITRLKVRKLKDILEKKSKK; encoded by the coding sequence ATGAAAGTATTAATTTTAGAAGATGTTATTGAACATCAAGTGAGACTAGAGAGAATATTAAATGAAATCTCGGAAGAATCGAATATTCCTATTTCATATAAGACAACAGGAAAAGTTCGTGAGTTTAAGGAATATATCGAAAATGATGAAGTAAACCAGCTTTATTTCCTAGATATCGATATTTATGGAATTGAGAAAAAGGGATTTGAAGTGGCTCAGTTTATTCGTCATCACAATCCTTATGCTATTATTGTCTTTATTACCAGTCGATCTGAATTCGCTACTTTAACTTATAAGTATCAGGTATCAGCTTTAGATTTTGTAGATAAGGACATCAATGATGAATTGTTCAAAAAACGTATCGAGCAGAGTATTTTTTACACTAAGAGCATGCTGCTTGAAAACGAAGATGTTGTAGACTATTTTGATTACAACTATAAGGGAAATGATTTGAAAATTCCTTACCATGATATTCTGTATATCGAAACAACAGGTGTTTCTCATAAATTGCGAATTATTGGTAAGAATTTTGCCAAAGAGTTTTATGGAACTATGACAGATATTCAGGAGAAGGACAAACATACTCAGCGATTTTATTGCTCCCATAAATCTTTCCTTGTCAATGTAGGAAATGTGAGAGAAATTGATCGAAAAAATTTAGAAGTTGTCTTTTATGAAGATCATCGTTGTCCTATTACCCGTTTGAAAGTTCGTAAACTAAAAGATATTCTAGAGAAAAAATCTAAAAAGTGA
- a CDS encoding TetR/AcrR family transcriptional regulator: protein MKESNKRLKTKRNIENAMVQLLIDHPFDQITTIKLAEKAGISRSSFYTHYKDKYDMIEHYQSKLFHTFEYIFQKHVHHKRDAILEVFEYLESEPLLAALLSENGTKEIQNFLRNKLHIMLSTDLQKRFMQLQLNSIELEYSSIYLTNALFGVCQTWIAHGKKESPQEMTDFLMKMLGDTN from the coding sequence ATGAAAGAAAGTAACAAACGATTAAAGACAAAGAGAAATATTGAAAATGCCATGGTTCAATTATTGATAGATCACCCCTTCGATCAAATTACTACAATTAAATTAGCAGAAAAAGCTGGAATTAGTCGTTCTAGCTTCTATACTCATTACAAGGATAAGTATGATATGATTGAACACTATCAAAGTAAGTTATTTCATACATTTGAATATATCTTCCAAAAACATGTTCATCATAAAAGAGATGCTATTCTAGAAGTATTTGAATATCTAGAATCAGAACCACTTCTGGCTGCTCTTCTTTCTGAAAATGGAACCAAAGAAATCCAAAATTTTTTGAGAAATAAACTGCATATTATGCTTAGTACTGATCTTCAGAAACGTTTTATGCAACTACAACTAAATTCAATTGAGTTAGAATATAGCAGTATTTATCTAACAAATGCCCTATTTGGTGTTTGTCAGACTTGGATTGCTCATGGGAAAAAAGAAAGTCCGCAAGAAATGACAGACTTCCTTATGAAAATGTTAGGTGATACAAACTAA
- a CDS encoding YhgE/Pip domain-containing protein → MFKEWKAIFKKPTFIIVMIGISLIPALYNIIFLSSMWDPYGKVSELPVAVVNNDKEASYNGQTMTIGEDMVSNLKENKTLDFHFVNEEEGKKGLDDGEYYMVVTLPSDLSEKATSILTNHPEQMQIDYQTSSGRSFIASKMSDSAMTQLKQTVSTNVTETYTKALFQKMSDLKSGINKAADGSEQLADGTNQLAKGSQTLTANLNTLANSSVTFSNGADQFTKGMSAYVFAIEQLHLGLGAFNSGLQSYTNAVSQVDTGLSQLSSKTPELVTGINQLNTGIKSYTGGVSQLDAGLSQFSVGVNAYASSVEKLSSGTSQLSNQSDTLRDGIEQLNTGIKEISSQLESSSQQNEQITQLATSLGELNKILQALTISDTTQLKSTLSEALPNLTTLAQDIVTKSQTEQEKTIVNLQSTATYQSLTEEQKKELTEAISKNSNSTIESAKTILTTVGGLKESIENSEQQVSNLSDVQTKANQLLPAASSSLTTLSNGFTTLQTSVNNQLVPGSQSIEKGVVNYTKGLDTISIGANQLSEKNASLTTSLDQLVSGSSKLTENTSTLTAGVDALAGKAPELVSSIESLSSGSAQLNNKSPELIAGITKLQFGSGQLTDKSTQLLSAASQLGSGAMKIADGAGKLADGGTTLTSSLEDLQTGVDSLGQGLGNANNQLKSASTESKNAETLSEPLVLSKTDNDQVPVNGIAMAPYMISVALFVAAISTNMIFAKLPSGRHPESRWAWLKSRSEINGIIAVLAGVLVYGGVHLIGLTANHEMRTLILIIITSLAFMSMVTALTTWNSRIGAFFSLILLLLQLASSAGTYPLALTNDFFKTVNPWLPMSYSVSGLRQTISMTGNIHHQVIFLIITLAFFTVLGMLAYQPKKMQED, encoded by the coding sequence ATGTTTAAAGAATGGAAAGCAATTTTTAAAAAACCGACATTCATTATTGTAATGATAGGAATTTCTCTTATTCCAGCTTTATACAATATCATATTTTTATCGTCAATGTGGGATCCATATGGTAAAGTATCGGAGTTACCTGTAGCAGTTGTTAATAATGATAAGGAAGCTTCTTATAATGGACAGACAATGACAATAGGTGAAGACATGGTGTCTAATTTAAAAGAAAATAAGACTTTAGATTTTCATTTTGTCAATGAAGAAGAGGGGAAAAAGGGGCTAGATGATGGCGAATACTATATGGTAGTAACTTTACCAAGTGACTTATCTGAAAAAGCTACTTCAATCCTAACAAATCACCCTGAACAGATGCAAATTGATTATCAAACTTCAAGTGGCCGTAGCTTTATTGCAAGTAAGATGAGTGATTCTGCAATGACACAATTAAAACAAACCGTCTCTACGAATGTAACTGAAACATATACTAAGGCACTATTTCAAAAAATGAGTGACTTGAAGTCTGGGATAAATAAAGCAGCTGATGGAAGTGAACAACTGGCTGATGGGACTAATCAGTTAGCAAAAGGAAGTCAAACATTGACGGCAAATCTTAATACTCTAGCTAACTCAAGTGTAACTTTTTCAAATGGAGCTGATCAATTTACAAAAGGCATGTCTGCTTATGTATTTGCCATAGAGCAATTACATCTTGGTTTAGGGGCTTTTAATAGTGGTTTACAAAGTTATACAAATGCCGTTTCACAAGTTGACACTGGACTTAGTCAATTATCTTCAAAAACTCCTGAGTTGGTGACAGGTATAAATCAGCTAAATACGGGCATAAAATCTTACACAGGTGGCGTTTCACAACTGGATGCAGGTCTCAGTCAATTTTCAGTTGGTGTAAATGCTTATGCAAGTAGTGTAGAAAAACTTTCCAGCGGAACGAGTCAATTATCTAACCAATCAGATACACTAAGAGATGGAATAGAGCAATTAAATACTGGTATTAAAGAAATTTCAAGTCAATTGGAGTCCTCATCTCAACAGAATGAACAAATAACTCAATTGGCGACTAGTCTAGGGGAACTGAATAAAATACTACAAGCTCTTACGATATCAGATACTACTCAACTGAAAAGTACATTATCAGAAGCTTTGCCAAATCTAACAACTCTTGCACAGGATATTGTGACTAAAAGTCAGACAGAACAAGAGAAAACTATTGTTAACCTTCAATCAACAGCTACTTATCAATCTCTTACAGAGGAACAAAAGAAAGAACTGACAGAAGCTATTTCTAAAAATTCTAATTCTACTATTGAGTCAGCAAAAACAATTTTAACGACAGTAGGGGGATTAAAAGAAAGTATAGAGAATTCAGAACAACAAGTATCTAATCTATCTGATGTGCAGACGAAAGCAAATCAACTCTTACCTGCAGCATCTAGCTCCTTGACAACCTTGTCAAATGGATTTACAACATTACAAACTTCTGTAAATAATCAGTTAGTTCCTGGAAGTCAGTCAATTGAAAAAGGAGTTGTAAACTATACTAAAGGATTGGATACTATTTCTATAGGTGCTAATCAACTAAGTGAAAAGAATGCAAGTTTAACAACTAGTCTAGATCAATTAGTTTCTGGATCAAGTAAGTTGACAGAAAACACATCAACCTTGACAGCTGGAGTAGATGCGTTAGCTGGAAAAGCTCCAGAATTAGTATCAAGTATAGAAAGTTTGTCATCTGGTTCTGCTCAATTGAATAATAAGAGTCCAGAGTTGATAGCAGGTATTACTAAATTACAATTTGGCTCTGGTCAATTAACAGATAAATCAACACAGTTACTTTCTGCAGCATCTCAACTAGGAAGTGGCGCTATGAAGATTGCAGATGGTGCTGGAAAACTAGCAGATGGTGGAACAACTTTAACCTCTAGTCTTGAAGATTTACAAACAGGAGTTGATTCATTAGGACAAGGATTAGGCAATGCTAATAATCAACTCAAATCAGCTTCGACAGAATCTAAAAATGCAGAAACATTATCTGAACCTCTAGTTCTCTCAAAAACAGACAATGACCAAGTTCCTGTAAATGGGATTGCCATGGCTCCTTATATGATATCAGTTGCTCTTTTTGTTGCTGCTATATCTACCAATATGATTTTTGCGAAGTTGCCTTCTGGACGTCATCCAGAGAGCCGTTGGGCTTGGTTGAAGTCTCGCTCTGAAATAAATGGGATTATAGCTGTCTTAGCAGGTGTTTTAGTTTATGGAGGTGTCCATCTTATCGGATTGACTGCGAACCATGAGATGAGGACCTTGATTCTAATTATAATCACAAGTTTAGCTTTCATGTCTATGGTTACAGCTTTAACAACTTGGAATAGCCGTATAGGAGCTTTCTTCTCTCTTATTTTACTTTTATTACAGTTAGCATCAAGTGCAGGGACTTATCCACTTGCTTTGACAAATGATTTCTTTAAAACTGTCAATCCATGGTTACCAATGAGTTACTCAGTATCAGGCTTACGACAAACAATCTCTATGACAGGAAATATTCATCATCAAGTAATTTTCCTTATTATAACTCTAGCCTTCTTTACTGTTTTAGGTATGCTGGCTTATCAACCTAAGAAGATGCAAGAGGATTAA
- a CDS encoding YfhO family protein, whose product MKSFLKTYRTYFISFIIPLVIMLGVYLSQGIYWNSDTSPLLGDGFHQYVIFDMALRNILHGNGSLFYTFTSGLGLNFYALSSYYLGSFLSPLVYFFNLSNMPDAVYLTTLLKFGLIGLSTFFSLNRLFKDIPKSLKLSLSTSYALMSFTVSQLEIKTWLDVFILIPLIITGLHMLITEKKRLLYFTSLSILFIQNYYFGYMTALFLIFWYLCQISWDFKNRRSSFLDFVVTSFLAGMASLIMTLPTLFDLQTHGEKLTAITKLKTDSSWYLDIFAKQFIGSFDTTKYGSIPMIFVGLLPFILTILFFTIKSIRFHVKLIYAIFFTFLITSFYIEALDLFWQGMHTPNMFLHRYAWIFSTLLIYTAAEVLNRLKELKLWNLFLSLFLVLAGFLATVYFKSHYSFLTDLNILLTLEFLLVYALLLLAVIRKFISVNLFAILLSLFITFEISLNASSQMEGIAKEWAFASRSAYNRDITAMESIINQIDNPFTRTEKLQIQTGNDSMKFNYNGISQFSSVRNRSASTSLDKLGFKSSGTNLNLRYANNSLLADSLFGIQYNISETSLDKYGFQEIYQKDHLTLYKNQLSLPIAFATQSIYTDVNFNNHTLDNQALFINQLANLNLDYFSQIAYDKTDNSEGLSSITGSANEDAKIDYQIEVPQNSQVYLSFSNLHFTNDKQKKVDIIVNGEKKTFTTDNAFNFFNLGYTEEQKTFNISVSFPGNSQVSFESPTFYRLDTQALTEAIQKIKEQPIEVSTSKNKVFATYEVKQDTSIFFTIPYDKGWSAYQDGEKLEIKQAQTGFMKVDVPKGKGTITLSFIPNGFVIGAVCSVTALLLFGIYNHRRNLSKTEKD is encoded by the coding sequence ATGAAATCATTTTTAAAAACATATCGAACCTATTTTATTTCTTTCATTATTCCTTTAGTAATTATGTTAGGGGTATATCTATCTCAGGGTATCTACTGGAATAGTGATACATCTCCACTATTAGGAGACGGTTTCCATCAATACGTTATTTTTGATATGGCTTTACGAAATATTTTACATGGAAATGGTAGTTTGTTTTACACCTTTACAAGTGGCCTCGGACTGAATTTCTATGCTCTATCTAGTTATTACTTGGGTAGTTTTCTCTCACCTCTGGTTTACTTTTTTAATCTGTCGAATATGCCAGATGCTGTTTATCTAACAACTCTATTAAAATTTGGATTGATTGGCCTGTCAACTTTCTTTAGTCTAAATAGATTATTTAAAGATATTCCGAAATCTTTAAAACTGTCCTTATCTACTTCCTATGCTTTAATGAGCTTTACCGTTAGTCAGTTAGAGATAAAAACCTGGCTAGATGTTTTTATCCTGATTCCTTTAATTATAACTGGTTTACACATGCTTATAACAGAAAAGAAGCGCCTGCTATACTTTACAAGTCTGTCAATCTTGTTTATTCAAAACTATTATTTTGGATATATGACAGCATTGTTTCTTATTTTCTGGTATCTCTGCCAAATTTCATGGGACTTTAAAAATCGAAGATCATCTTTTCTTGATTTTGTTGTTACCTCCTTTTTAGCAGGAATGGCTAGTTTGATTATGACTCTTCCTACATTGTTTGATTTACAAACTCATGGGGAGAAGTTAACTGCCATCACAAAATTAAAGACAGATAGTAGTTGGTATCTGGATATTTTCGCAAAACAATTCATTGGATCTTTTGATACAACTAAGTATGGATCTATCCCAATGATTTTTGTTGGATTGCTTCCTTTTATTTTAACCATTCTATTTTTCACAATAAAATCCATAAGGTTTCACGTGAAACTTATCTATGCAATCTTCTTCACTTTTTTAATAACAAGCTTTTACATAGAGGCACTTGATTTATTTTGGCAGGGGATGCATACTCCAAATATGTTTTTACATCGCTATGCTTGGATTTTTTCTACTCTGTTAATTTATACTGCAGCAGAGGTCTTAAATCGTCTGAAAGAACTGAAGCTATGGAATCTATTTCTCTCACTGTTTCTTGTACTAGCAGGATTTTTGGCTACTGTATACTTTAAATCACACTATTCTTTTTTAACAGATTTGAATATCCTACTCACCCTTGAATTTCTACTAGTTTATGCTCTTTTACTTCTTGCAGTCATTAGAAAATTTATCTCTGTAAATCTATTTGCAATTCTTTTGTCTTTATTTATAACATTTGAGATAAGCTTAAATGCTTCATCTCAAATGGAAGGAATAGCTAAAGAATGGGCCTTTGCTTCTCGTAGCGCCTATAATAGAGATATCACCGCTATGGAATCCATTATAAACCAAATTGACAATCCATTTACACGTACTGAAAAACTGCAAATCCAGACAGGAAATGACAGTATGAAATTTAATTACAATGGAATCTCTCAATTCTCGTCTGTACGAAATCGTTCAGCTAGCACTAGTTTAGATAAACTTGGATTCAAATCCTCTGGAACCAACCTCAATCTCCGTTATGCAAATAACAGTCTTTTAGCAGACAGTTTATTTGGAATCCAGTACAATATTTCTGAAACTTCACTTGATAAGTATGGCTTTCAAGAGATTTATCAAAAGGATCATTTAACCTTATATAAAAATCAACTCTCTTTACCCATTGCCTTTGCCACTCAATCTATTTACACCGATGTAAACTTTAATAATCATACTCTAGATAATCAGGCTTTATTTATAAACCAGCTTGCTAATCTCAACTTAGATTACTTCTCCCAAATAGCATATGATAAAACAGATAATTCTGAAGGTTTATCGAGCATCACAGGTTCTGCGAATGAAGATGCAAAGATTGATTATCAAATTGAGGTTCCTCAAAATAGCCAAGTCTATCTCTCTTTTTCAAATCTTCATTTTACAAACGACAAGCAAAAGAAAGTTGACATCATTGTCAACGGTGAAAAAAAGACTTTTACAACTGACAATGCATTTAATTTCTTTAATTTGGGTTATACTGAAGAACAAAAAACTTTCAATATCAGTGTTAGTTTCCCTGGAAATTCTCAGGTGTCATTTGAATCTCCAACCTTCTATCGTTTAGATACTCAGGCTCTTACTGAAGCAATCCAAAAAATTAAAGAACAACCTATAGAAGTATCCACCTCTAAAAATAAAGTCTTTGCTACATATGAAGTCAAACAAGATACTTCTATTTTCTTCACTATACCTTATGACAAAGGTTGGTCTGCATACCAAGATGGGGAAAAACTTGAAATCAAGCAGGCTCAAACTGGTTTTATGAAAGTTGATGTCCCAAAGGGAAAAGGCACCATTACACTTTCCTTTATTCCCAATGGTTTTGTTATTGGAGCAGTCTGCTCAGTAACTGCCCTTCTTCTTTTTGGGATCTATAATCACAGACGAAATTTATCTAAGACAGAAAAAGATTGA